Part of the Ornithodoros turicata isolate Travis chromosome 6, ASM3712646v1, whole genome shotgun sequence genome, CCTGGCGACGCCCCCTATGCCTACTTCGGACGACGGTTCTGACCTGGTGGTCGGCACCATGACGTGGGAAGGGGTCGTCACACatcgaaagaaaaagaaacgctgTACCGACTAGAGAAGACAAAGGCAAATCGAACGACTGCGAGGCAACACGGTGTGGCTCAGCAGGAAGACGTTAGTTGGAGTTGGAAGGACTTTCGCAACTGGTTGTGATCTCGGATGCGTTGGGGAATATTCCATAACGGTCCATAAAGCGTTGGTGTATTGAAGGTGATCGCTTTACGCTGTTTGTAAGCAGGTGGTCTACTAGTGGGAGTACAGTCAAGTCTTCAAAGCACGGAGCAGTGAATTCCCCCTAGTGAAGTGAAGTGTGGTGAAGTTTAGTTCCGGTAGCACCGAGGCAGCAGGGATTCCTCCGACGGTTCTGCCGCCGTGTCATGAAGAAAGAATCTTCGGCCGGAGGCGTAGAGGAACCCTCGTCTCGTGAGTCGAGCCCTCGTTCTCCATCTCCACGTAATGATTATGAGTACGACGACCTTCCCATTGACCTCCGCAAGAAGGCAGCGCCCAAAGAGGACATCGAAGATGTAGATGTAGAAAAGTCAAGCACACCTCATGCATGGGTAGACTCTTGGCACAAGCTATTCGCACGGGCGCTGCCGCCCGCCCCACCGACCTTCGGGAATGGCATAGCCTTCCCAGGGCATCCAGTCTTCGCACCGCACGCTGGATATCCTCCGATTGTCGCCGACTTCTCAGGGAACCGGTATGCCCTTGTGAAGACGGCGGACGGCGCTCTTGTACACGTGCCCATTGATTCTGAACGCGTGGAACCACCAAGGAACCACGAAAACAAGGAGAATGAGTCCTGCGCTTGTGCTTCGTGCGAGGACACAAAGAATGGCGAGTACCACACACTGGACTTGAGAAAGAGCGCGCAGGACTGCCCGAAATCTCGGGTGGTAGACAGGCATTCAACACCTACTCTTATCCGCTTCTTGGAAGGAAAACCTGATTCTCCAAAGCCAGAGCAAGATGCTCCAGAAGACCTGTCTCCTTCGAAGAGGCGAACGAAGGAGGACAGCATCAACAAGAACAATGGTGACGATGCCGGCGTGAAGAGGTCGTCCAGTTGTCCGAAACTGTTCGAGATTACTTCGGAGAGTTTAGTGGAACGACTCATGCGAGAAAGATGCAAGTCGGACAGCGAGATTCAAGCCAAAACGAGGCAGCCACAGCCAGTCTTAGACCGGCCACGGGAAGTGACGCTGAAGAGACGAATCCTTGGCGGTCTAGCGGCAGCCGACAGCGAAGAAAGGGACACTCCATCCCCGCTATCAAACTCCAGTACTAAACAGCTACGGATCAGTCCAAGTAATGACAGCAGTCCGGCGGAAGAAGCAGAGTCCGTACTCTTGCAACAGCTCAGGCATCTAGCGCCAGCCGCGTTCCCCTGGTCTATCTACAGTTACTACGCTCAGCTTATGCAACGAATGCAAGACCACGAGGTACTCAAAAGGCATCTACAGGGTGCAATGCCGACGACGCCTTCTCCTCGAGAGGTCATCGACGAACCCGACGAGGGCGTCGGGGCCTTGGACGCCTTTGGAGCCATTCGAAAGAGAGCTCCGCGAGCACTGACGGGGAAACACGTCAAGCAAGGAACAGGGGCGAGCCCTGCAACGCTACTGACGTTACGGCAGAAGATACAAGAACGACAGAGGGCTAAAGAACTGGGGCTTGTAGAACCGACAAAGTCGTTTAAAGGCAGGCTGGGGAAATCGTTCGCTAAGATGCCGATCAAaaaagcagtaagaaagtgAAAGAGTTCGGTTCGGATGTCCTGGTGGTTACAGCGAATGTACGTTGGTACATCGAGGTGTGGCGGGACGTTGAAAAGGATTAGTTTCGAACGTTCGTTCGTAATGGGAAGTACGCGTGAAACGAGGACGACATAGCGAAGGGCCCGCGTATCAGTGCACCTCACCAAATGGCAAGGCGTAGGGCCACGAACGAAATTAATGACATCTAAGAGAGACAAACTACAATTCAGAATGTGCATTCTATTGTGCTTGTCGTCTCACGGTGCCCTAGCCATAGCTCTGAAAAGTGTTAACATCATTGCGCAGAAGCTCGACGATGGTGAAAAGGCCACGCATGTCGCGAGGGCTTCACAATAAGACATTCCAAGAACATTACCTGAGTTACTGGAGAGTTGCGAGTTATATCTTACGAACTTGAGTGTTCCTTCTCGATTAAAATTCCCCTCGTCAAACCGATACCGGATCGAGAACGGATCCTACACGAACCACGAGTGAGGACGTATCCGTGCGAAAGGGCTTCCAGATGCTTTCAGTGACCTGGAAAACCTTACCAAACAAAGCTTGTGCATTCCACCAGAAGATGTATTTTGTCTAGAGAATTTTGGATCCGCGAGTGTTATACAGGTTTCAGATTAGCTATTTACACATTTCTACAGAGAAGGAAGAAACAGCAATAGGTATACACGCAGCGTAACTCAAAAGGCTACATGACCAGCCCGTATGTCTGCGACCTTTTCCTGCTTTACATCGTATTGATATTATGTAACgctattttttatatatgtGTGTGAGTGCGTTATAAGTTGTGTGGTCCTTTGCAACAGAGGTTCATGTACTACAGGTGCACACTGTAGCCAGCGATCTCTACGATTTCAATAGGTTATAAGAGTTACGGCCGTATCGGCGGGCTTCCTACAGAAATTCTCGCGGAAGTCTGCACCCCCGCATCGCACAAACATTTGCAAACGGTCTACAGATTCCTCTTGCAAAAGTTCAGTTAAGAAAGCGACGACATGTCAAACTGACGGTTCATGAAGACCTCCACCAGAAACCATTTGAATGCGTGAGCGAGTCCTTGTGTTTCGTATTTTTATACAGTGTTCCATTGCCAAGTGTTGTCTTGTAACTGCGATTCAGCGGTAGAGCCCATGGAAACTTGAAGCGAATTTAGGAAGCGCTGTCTTATCTGCGCCTCTCCCTATCACTAGCAATGATAATCCGTTTCAAACCGATGTTAGTGGCAGCCAACTGAATGTATACTCCCACCAACTGCTTCGCTCGTGGTGGGTTTAACTGCTGAATCGGGGTTACTCGTATGCTAGCGTGTTCTTCCACCACAATGCAACGTGCGGTTTCAGACATTCCACTTCTATATAAATGCGTTTTAGCGCTTGTACCGGTAAATCGGAGACGCAACTATTTCTGAAAACCACGATGAGATTAATTCGAGATCACGTGCTGAAGTGTGCAGCTTTGGACACACAATTATTTTCCTTGTCGACTGAAAGTAATGGGCTTGATGCCTGGCTGTCTTAGCAGGTCAGTCTTATCGGGTTATTCCTAAATTAATTTCTCTTGTGTACCAGAAAGCGAAATTCCCGCTAAACCAGCAAAAATTATGTCAGGTATTCCTGCAGGGTGTCCTAGTTAAATGTTAAATCTATAAACCTACAAATGTCAAATCTACCTTGCGTGCACAACACTTCGGGTACCTACCTGGGAATGCATCAAACGTGGTGTGCACTAGTCCGGTGCGTGCATCGACGCCGGAGGCCATTATCTTCAGACCGAAGGTGCAGATTCTCGTCTGCTTCGTCCAAGTTCTGTTAATCCATGGCGTCCTATTTAGTACAACGCCTGCACAACGATCCAAAAGCACACATGTACCGGCCGTCCACTGTGGTAGCGCCAGTTTTTCAGGCGCGTGATTGTTATCTCGATGTGGTTGCCGCTTTGTAGGTAAGAAACTGCGGCAGAGGCTCGTCTGCTAAGCCAGAGACTATCATAGGACGTGTCAGGAGAGCGTCCGTCTGTCATCCGTTCTCGCTTTGTGTGCTGACGGGGCCCGCGCAGAGCCTATGGCAGACTATGTGAAGCAAAGACCACTCTAACACCCCTGCCACATGggcacgaaaaatgacattaaCTGATTAATGTCTTAAGTCCTAATGTCATTCG contains:
- the LOC135399192 gene encoding uncharacterized protein LOC135399192 produces the protein MKKESSAGGVEEPSSRESSPRSPSPRNDYEYDDLPIDLRKKAAPKEDIEDVDVEKSSTPHAWVDSWHKLFARALPPAPPTFGNGIAFPGHPVFAPHAGYPPIVADFSGNRYALVKTADGALVHVPIDSERVEPPRNHENKENESCACASCEDTKNGEYHTLDLRKSAQDCPKSRVVDRHSTPTLIRFLEGKPDSPKPEQDAPEDLSPSKRRTKEDSINKNNGDDAGVKRSSSCPKLFEITSESLVERLMRERCKSDSEIQAKTRQPQPVLDRPREVTLKRRILGGLAAADSEERDTPSPLSNSSTKQLRISPSNDSSPAEEAESVLLQQLRHLAPAAFPWSIYSYYAQLMQRMQDHEVLKRHLQGAMPTTPSPREVIDEPDEGVGALDAFGAIRKRAPRALTGKHVKQGTGASPATLLTLRQKIQERQRAKELGLVEPTKSFKGRLGKSFAKMPIKKAVRK